From one Candidatus Baltobacteraceae bacterium genomic stretch:
- a CDS encoding MFS transporter: protein METIAARLDRLPPSRYVRAMVLRISIGGWFELYDLFMTGYIALGMIGEGYFRGTTARLFDLAGFASFVAAGFAGMFLGTLIFSWISDRYGRRATFTISLLFYSIANAIMAFAHGAAAIDFWRFVAGLGIGVQLVTIDTYISELTPKNWRGRAIALSQFVGYLAIPIVALLAYRLAPPHVWAGLTGWRYVVLIGSLGVLAIWPLRAGLPESPRWLEIRGRTREADDAMRAIENAVSAQTREPLPQPQPHSEPPRTYAWRDMWRPPYRTRTIVLVVFNLAQTIMFYGFASWVPILLGHEGVTVLKSLQYTFFIALVNPIGPLLAMWLADRLQRKWQIVGLALATAGFGLLFALARAPLWIVVFGSFVTLGNAWFSCAFHAYQAELYPTGIRARAVGFVYSWSRFSSIFVGFAVAAILARYGTLGVFVFIAAAALVVAVAIGGFGMATNRRSLEELSPG from the coding sequence GCTGCGCATCTCGATCGGCGGCTGGTTCGAACTCTACGATCTCTTCATGACCGGCTACATCGCACTCGGCATGATCGGGGAGGGGTACTTCCGGGGGACGACGGCGCGCCTCTTCGACCTGGCCGGGTTCGCGAGCTTCGTCGCCGCCGGGTTCGCCGGGATGTTTCTCGGGACGCTCATCTTTAGCTGGATCTCCGACCGGTACGGCCGCCGCGCGACCTTCACGATCTCGCTGCTGTTCTACTCGATCGCGAACGCGATCATGGCGTTCGCGCACGGGGCCGCCGCGATCGACTTCTGGCGCTTCGTTGCCGGGCTCGGAATCGGCGTGCAGCTCGTTACGATCGATACGTATATCTCCGAGCTTACGCCCAAAAACTGGCGCGGCCGAGCGATCGCGCTCTCGCAGTTCGTCGGCTATCTCGCGATTCCGATCGTGGCGCTGCTCGCCTATCGCCTCGCGCCGCCGCACGTGTGGGCGGGGCTGACCGGCTGGCGTTACGTGGTGCTGATCGGCTCGCTCGGCGTCCTTGCAATCTGGCCGCTACGCGCGGGGTTGCCCGAATCTCCGCGCTGGCTCGAGATTCGCGGTCGCACGCGCGAAGCCGACGACGCGATGCGCGCGATCGAAAACGCGGTGAGCGCGCAGACGCGCGAGCCGTTGCCGCAACCGCAGCCGCACTCGGAACCGCCGCGCACGTACGCGTGGCGCGATATGTGGCGTCCGCCGTATCGCACGCGCACGATCGTGCTCGTCGTATTCAATCTCGCTCAGACGATCATGTTTTACGGGTTCGCATCCTGGGTGCCGATTCTGCTCGGGCACGAGGGCGTGACGGTTTTGAAGTCGCTGCAATACACGTTTTTCATCGCGCTGGTCAATCCGATCGGTCCGCTGCTCGCGATGTGGCTGGCCGATCGTTTGCAGCGCAAGTGGCAGATCGTCGGGCTCGCGCTCGCAACGGCCGGATTCGGACTGCTCTTCGCGTTGGCGCGCGCCCCGCTCTGGATCGTCGTCTTCGGCAGCTTCGTGACGCTGGGTAACGCGTGGTTTTCATGCGCGTTTCACGCCTATCAGGCCGAACTCTATCCTACCGGCATCCGCGCTCGAGCCGTCGGATTCGTGTATTCGTGGAGCCGCTTTAGCTCGATCTTCGTCGGCTTTGCGGTGGCGGCGATTCTGGCGCGCTACGGGACGCTTGGGGTTTTCGTTTTTATCGCCGCCGCGGCGCTGGTCGTCGCCGTGGCCATCGGCGGCTTCGGCATGGCGACCAATCGCCGCAGCCTGGAAGAGCTCTCACCCGGCTAA